The Urbifossiella limnaea genome has a window encoding:
- a CDS encoding WD40 repeat domain-containing protein has product MPLDPTAARVQREFRHTSPLLGCRFDPAGRFLFASAQDNSVQRFDLVSGARTALVGHAGWGRGMAVRAVGAATSSVEKAAALRAARGGALGSAAVAIPSPPADPFALVTADYHGKLIWWNGHDATPTPVRTVEAHAGWCRAVALSPDGATLATCGNDTLVKLWDAATGAPRRTLTGHTSHVYNVAFHPSGTRLVSADLLGTVKDWDTTTGACVRELDAKQMHKYDPTFRADIGGARGMAVAPDGRVACAGITNVSNAFAGVGNPLVVLFDWAEGKPKPLKPKDAFQGTAWGVGFLSDGTVVAAGGGSGGRVWFWTGSETTSTHTLTHAAHIRDLAIHPAGDRFAVACSTGAAVVYTLRRQS; this is encoded by the coding sequence ATGCCGCTCGACCCGACCGCGGCCCGCGTGCAGCGCGAGTTCCGGCACACGAGCCCGTTGCTCGGGTGCCGGTTCGACCCCGCGGGCCGCTTCCTGTTCGCCTCGGCACAGGACAACAGCGTCCAGCGCTTCGACCTCGTCTCCGGCGCACGGACGGCGCTGGTCGGCCACGCGGGTTGGGGGCGCGGCATGGCCGTGCGTGCCGTCGGTGCCGCAACCTCGTCTGTCGAGAAGGCTGCGGCTCTGCGCGCCGCTCGCGGCGGTGCGCTGGGGTCTGCCGCGGTAGCCATCCCCTCGCCACCCGCCGACCCGTTCGCGCTCGTCACCGCCGACTACCACGGCAAGCTGATCTGGTGGAACGGACACGACGCCACACCGACGCCTGTCCGCACCGTCGAGGCGCACGCCGGCTGGTGCCGTGCCGTCGCCCTGAGCCCGGACGGCGCCACGCTCGCCACCTGCGGCAACGACACCCTCGTGAAGCTGTGGGACGCTGCGACCGGCGCTCCCCGCCGCACGCTGACCGGGCACACGTCGCACGTCTACAACGTGGCCTTTCACCCGTCCGGCACCCGGCTCGTGTCGGCCGACCTGCTCGGCACCGTGAAGGACTGGGACACCACGACCGGGGCGTGCGTCCGCGAGCTGGACGCGAAGCAGATGCACAAGTACGACCCGACGTTCCGCGCCGACATCGGCGGCGCCCGCGGCATGGCCGTGGCTCCGGACGGCAGGGTGGCGTGCGCCGGCATCACGAACGTGTCGAACGCCTTCGCCGGCGTCGGCAACCCGCTGGTGGTGCTGTTCGACTGGGCCGAGGGCAAGCCGAAGCCGCTGAAGCCCAAGGACGCCTTCCAGGGTACGGCGTGGGGCGTCGGGTTCCTGAGTGACGGCACCGTCGTCGCGGCCGGTGGTGGCAGCGGGGGCCGGGTTTGGTTCTGGACCGGAAGTGAGACGACGAGCACGCACACGCTAACGCACGCCGCCCACATCCGGGATTTGGCGATCCACCCGGCCGGCGACCGCTTCGCAGTCGCGTGTTCGACCGGGGCGGCGGTCGTGTACACGCTGCGCCGTCAATCGTAG
- a CDS encoding YciI family protein, producing MPKFLFIYRGPAEDPNAAPPGPEDMQKLLAAWGAWIDKFAKIGLITDPGDGLQPTGRVVRTTGVTDGPFLETKEVLGGYSIITADSYDAAVAVAKECPAILHGPVEVRELAGLS from the coding sequence ATGCCCAAGTTCCTGTTCATCTACCGCGGCCCGGCCGAGGACCCGAACGCCGCCCCGCCCGGCCCCGAGGACATGCAGAAGCTCCTCGCCGCGTGGGGCGCCTGGATCGACAAGTTCGCCAAGATCGGGCTCATCACCGACCCCGGCGACGGCCTCCAGCCGACCGGCCGCGTCGTCCGGACGACCGGCGTCACCGACGGGCCATTCCTCGAAACGAAGGAAGTGCTCGGCGGCTACTCGATCATCACCGCCGACTCGTACGACGCGGCGGTGGCGGTGGCGAAGGAGTGCCCGGCGATTCTGCACGGGCCGGTGGAGGTGCGCGAACTGGCAGGGCTGTCGTGA
- a CDS encoding YcjX family protein: MGILRVKTTECRVGVVGLYNAGKTVLLTSLINHLQDHDSDRFPLGGPGTRLRKFTVLPPDPGWEPFNYTGCRDALVHGGRWPAKTRDRAQYVCRFERSDWTFSDCLLKVYDLPGERIADAAMLGRSFAAWSEHLLTVIANDTAYRTACAPFLAAVAEPGVKEGDLLRAYRLSLANLILSFKPLVSPSTFLLDVNGQPAKPDTPEALADSRFTGLAEGSQFCPLPAAVRAARPELEVVFEGRFAEYVDRVVRPAVDALKSCTSLVVLIDVTMLLAGGVGMYDDNRLILRDLLDVLNPGEHPVFGPIARGLSKVFLPHQLRPGWITRLAFVAPKLDLVHPADRDRMLGLMRRMVARYADNRDGLTFDFFNLASVVSTKPLPAEDGKRFLVGVPLRGADGKKLPPGPEQRFGVSGLPDDWPNDWAAGAFSFPEVYPRMPVRKDYPPEQVNLDRLATFVID; the protein is encoded by the coding sequence ATGGGCATCCTGCGGGTGAAGACCACCGAGTGCCGAGTCGGCGTCGTCGGACTGTACAACGCCGGCAAGACGGTGCTCCTCACGTCGCTCATCAACCACCTCCAGGACCACGACTCCGACCGCTTCCCGCTCGGCGGGCCGGGCACGCGGCTGCGAAAGTTCACCGTGCTGCCGCCGGACCCGGGGTGGGAGCCGTTCAACTACACCGGCTGCCGCGACGCGCTGGTCCACGGCGGCCGCTGGCCGGCGAAGACGCGCGACCGGGCGCAGTACGTGTGCCGGTTCGAGCGGTCGGACTGGACGTTCAGCGACTGCCTGCTGAAGGTCTACGACCTGCCCGGCGAGCGGATCGCCGACGCCGCCATGCTCGGCCGGTCGTTCGCGGCGTGGTCCGAGCACCTCCTCACCGTCATCGCCAACGACACCGCCTACCGCACCGCCTGCGCCCCGTTCCTGGCCGCGGTCGCCGAGCCCGGCGTGAAGGAAGGCGACCTGCTGCGGGCGTACCGGCTGTCGCTGGCGAACCTCATCCTGAGTTTCAAGCCGCTGGTGAGCCCGTCCACATTCCTGCTCGACGTGAACGGCCAACCGGCGAAGCCCGACACGCCCGAGGCGCTGGCCGACTCGCGCTTCACCGGCCTCGCCGAAGGGTCACAGTTCTGCCCGCTCCCGGCAGCCGTCCGCGCCGCGCGCCCGGAGCTGGAAGTGGTCTTCGAGGGGCGGTTCGCCGAGTACGTCGATCGAGTCGTGCGGCCAGCGGTGGACGCACTGAAGTCTTGTACGTCGCTCGTCGTGCTGATCGACGTGACGATGCTGCTGGCCGGCGGCGTCGGCATGTACGACGACAACCGGCTCATCCTCCGCGACCTGCTCGACGTGCTGAACCCCGGCGAGCACCCGGTCTTCGGCCCGATCGCCCGCGGGCTCAGCAAGGTGTTCCTGCCGCACCAGCTGCGACCCGGCTGGATCACGCGGCTGGCGTTCGTCGCCCCGAAGCTCGACCTGGTCCACCCGGCCGACCGCGACCGGATGCTGGGCCTGATGCGGCGGATGGTGGCCCGGTACGCCGACAACCGCGACGGCCTCACGTTCGACTTCTTCAACCTGGCGTCGGTGGTGTCCACGAAGCCGCTGCCGGCCGAGGACGGCAAGCGCTTTCTGGTCGGCGTGCCGCTCCGCGGGGCGGACGGGAAGAAGTTGCCGCCCGGCCCCGAGCAGCGGTTCGGCGTGTCCGGCCTACCCGACGACTGGCCGAACGACTGGGCCGCGGGGGCGTTCTCGTTCCCCGAGGTGTACCCGCGGATGCCGGTGCGGAAGGACTATCCGCCGGAGCAGGTGAACCTCGATCGGCTGGCGACGTTCGTGATCGACTAA
- the amrB gene encoding AmmeMemoRadiSam system protein B, translated as MTTSARPKLRDRLAAERAEGSFHVTDPYRVGSPVQLSPLALEVVKRLDGTRTLSDIQAELTTLTGGTILPLDTLDGLVKALDDALLLDSPALAARIGGPVRLPSCVGAYDGDPARLRAQVDALFTAPGGPGLPGKPAPSPHGRLRAVLVPHMDYARGNVTYGWGFKELAERTDARLFVVVATSHYSPHRYTLSRQHFETPLGVCETDSSFVERLDAVYGPGLFDDPLAHVPEHSIELEVVVLQRLLGERVRIVPLLCGSLGDCVDDGTDPAAAADVARMVNALRAAEAAAGEPVCYVISGDLAHIGPKFGDRRKAEGAWLKQSEGQDRTILTALEKADPAAYFGVIAAEADERRICGLPPTYLTLAAAGPTSGRVLHYQQFLDPKGRESVSFAAAAFYD; from the coding sequence ATGACCACCTCCGCACGGCCGAAGCTCCGCGACCGCCTCGCCGCCGAACGGGCCGAAGGCTCGTTCCACGTAACCGACCCGTACCGCGTCGGCAGCCCGGTGCAGCTTAGCCCGTTGGCGCTGGAGGTGGTGAAGCGCCTGGACGGCACCCGCACACTGAGCGACATCCAGGCCGAGCTCACGACGCTCACCGGCGGCACGATCCTCCCACTCGACACGCTCGACGGGCTGGTGAAGGCTCTCGACGACGCCCTGCTTCTCGACTCGCCCGCACTCGCGGCACGGATCGGCGGACCGGTACGGCTGCCGTCGTGCGTCGGCGCCTACGACGGCGACCCTGCGCGACTGCGTGCCCAGGTCGATGCGCTGTTCACGGCCCCCGGCGGCCCGGGGTTGCCCGGTAAGCCCGCGCCGTCGCCTCACGGCCGCCTGCGTGCCGTGCTGGTGCCGCACATGGACTACGCCCGCGGCAACGTCACCTACGGTTGGGGCTTCAAGGAGCTGGCCGAGCGCACCGACGCTCGGCTGTTCGTGGTCGTGGCCACGTCGCACTACTCGCCACACCGGTACACCCTGAGCCGCCAGCACTTCGAGACGCCGCTGGGCGTGTGCGAGACCGACTCGTCGTTCGTGGAGCGCCTTGACGCAGTGTACGGTCCCGGGCTGTTCGACGACCCGCTCGCACACGTCCCCGAACACTCGATCGAGCTGGAAGTGGTCGTCCTGCAGCGCCTCCTTGGCGAGCGTGTCCGCATCGTGCCGCTGCTGTGCGGCTCGCTCGGCGATTGCGTGGACGACGGCACCGACCCTGCAGCGGCCGCCGACGTGGCGCGGATGGTGAACGCGCTGCGGGCCGCGGAAGCGGCCGCGGGCGAGCCGGTGTGCTACGTCATCAGCGGCGACCTGGCGCACATCGGCCCGAAGTTCGGCGACCGACGGAAGGCCGAAGGGGCGTGGCTGAAGCAGAGTGAAGGGCAGGACCGCACGATTCTCACGGCGCTGGAGAAGGCCGACCCGGCGGCGTACTTTGGGGTGATCGCGGCTGAAGCGGACGAGCGTCGCATCTGCGGGCTGCCGCCGACATATCTGACGCTCGCGGCCGCGGGGCCGACCTCGGGCCGGGTGCTCCACTACCAGCAGTTCTTGGACCCGAAGGGCCGCGAGAGCGTCAGCTTCGCGGCGGCGGCGTTCTACGATTGA